The genomic DNA GCGAGATCGCTTACGCTTTCAACGCCGGCTGCCTCGCCAAGATAATCTTTAAGGTTGGGTTGGATAACAACCGGTTTTATGGATTTCTCAATGTACTGACGGGTACCTTTCATCCCCAACAGATCGAAGAGTTTTCTGAACTGGGATTCCCAGTCCTTTTTGATCTCTTCTTTAACGGAAAGCGGCACATTCCAGGACTGTGTCTTGAAGGGGCCCACCGCATTTTTACGTGTCTTATAGTAGAATTGTTCATCGGTCATATCGCCTTTTCGATCTGAGGAATGTTTTTCCCGCAGATAGGCATACATTTCCTCGCGTAAATTATCAGGGATACGGTCGAAGAACATATTCATAAAATTTGTCGCCAGGTGGATCTCGCATGTTTCCGTTTCCACAAACTTGCCGAAGGCATCTTCGGGCAGGGTTGATGCACCGTGCTGCACTGCCCCTCCCATAGCATAATCCCGGCGTGCAATCTGACTCAGGCGATGCAATGTGTCAAAATCGACTTTAACCTTCGCAATCGATCCGTCCGGCAGCACAACACCGCCATGTGACGTCCCTGTCTGGATACTGATCTTGCTTAAACCCGTCATGCCGGCACCTCGCTTGTCCAGCGCCTTCCTGAATCCTTCAATATAGGCGCGCAATTCTTCTTCCGTTGAATTGCGCCCGCCAACCTCACCAATCTCGCCGCCGACTGAAACGGTAATCCCCTTTGGCTCTATTTTGCGGATATATGCGGTTAATTCGGCGGAAAGCTCTGTGTTAAGCACCTGCTGTTCAGGCACAGAGGGTTTGCTCAGATCTACCATCGTAGAGGTATCTACGTCGATGTTAAAAAAACCTGCCGCGAGCGATTCCTTTATCAGGTCTTTCACTGCCTGTACTTCAACGTCAGGATTGGCGCCATATCGCTTGGCGGAGATCTGAAAATGGTCACCCTGGATGAAGACCGGTCCCTTATGATCTTCCGCAATTGCAGCGGCAAGGATAGACGCGGCGTACTCTGTAGGGTGCTGGCCTGTGTACCCGATCTCAGAACGGGCTATCTCAAAGATAAATGCCGCGGCATCCATGCTTTTCGCCACACGGAAGATAACGCGGGCCGCGTCAAAAGAGAGGGCGCGCAGGTTGATCGCGGGAACCGTAAAGACCGGCGGCACCTCACCGCGGCCGCGGGCCATATACAGATCATGGATTGAGGCAGGGATGATCCCCAGATCCAGCGCTGCCGCTCGCGTGAGAAAGCGTGCGAGCCTCTGTTGCTCCCCTGACCCGAGCGCCGATATCTCGGCAAGCTTCTGAACCTTTTCGCGGAACTTTGCCGGATCGTTTACCCGAACAGCCCCTTGT from Syntrophorhabdaceae bacterium includes the following:
- a CDS encoding class II fructose-bisphosphate aldolase — translated: MADVKIKDVLDAVDNSLEVKQGAVRVNDPAKFREKVQKLAEISALGSGEQQRLARFLTRAAALDLGIIPASIHDLYMARGRGEVPPVFTVPAINLRALSFDAARVIFRVAKSMDAAAFIFEIARSEIGYTGQHPTEYAASILAAAIAEDHKGPVFIQGDHFQISAKRYGANPDVEVQAVKDLIKESLAAGFFNIDVDTSTMVDLSKPSVPEQQVLNTELSAELTAYIRKIEPKGITVSVGGEIGEVGGRNSTEEELRAYIEGFRKALDKRGAGMTGLSKISIQTGTSHGGVVLPDGSIAKVKVDFDTLHRLSQIARRDYAMGGAVQHGASTLPEDAFGKFVETETCEIHLATNFMNMFFDRIPDNLREEMYAYLREKHSSDRKGDMTDEQFYYKTRKNAVGPFKTQSWNVPLSVKEEIKKDWESQFRKLFDLLGMKGTRQYIEKSIKPVVIQPNLKDYLGEAAGVESVSDLA